A single window of Bacteroidota bacterium DNA harbors:
- the hflX gene encoding GTPase HflX, producing MAKKLYDTAKPQEKAVLVGVVTPNMKIEKAQEYIDELEFLAQTAGAVVEKQFLQRLPHPSSRTYVGEGKLAEILEYVTAREIDIVIFDDELSPSQLRNIQQELKIKILDRSNLILDIFANRASTAQAKYQVELAQAQYLLPRLTRMWTHLTKQKGGIGMRGPGETEIETDRRLLRDEISKLKEKLKQIDKQSVTRRQNRDEKKRVALVGYTNVGKSTIMNLLSKSEVLVENKLFATLDSTVRKVVFDNIPFLLSDTVGFIRKLPHQLVESFKSTLDEVREADLLLHVVDISHENFEDQLDLVNSTLLEIGASNKKQLLVFNKIDQLKEPLQPDDPFGEDTEQLTYIERLKNTWMAKENGQVIFISATKKVNIDELRKKIIELIS from the coding sequence ATGGCAAAAAAACTTTACGATACAGCAAAACCTCAGGAAAAAGCAGTATTGGTGGGTGTTGTTACCCCCAATATGAAAATAGAGAAGGCTCAGGAATATATTGACGAATTGGAATTTTTAGCACAAACAGCGGGAGCTGTAGTTGAAAAGCAATTTTTACAACGTTTACCACATCCAAGTTCACGTACTTATGTGGGCGAGGGTAAGCTGGCTGAAATACTGGAATATGTTACCGCACGCGAAATTGATATTGTTATTTTTGACGATGAGCTAAGTCCTTCTCAACTGCGCAATATTCAGCAGGAGTTAAAAATAAAAATATTAGACAGAAGCAATTTAATACTCGATATTTTTGCCAACAGGGCAAGTACGGCACAAGCCAAATACCAGGTTGAATTAGCACAAGCACAATATTTATTACCTCGCTTAACCCGTATGTGGACCCATTTAACCAAACAAAAAGGTGGAATTGGTATGCGTGGTCCCGGAGAAACAGAAATAGAAACAGACAGACGTTTGTTGCGTGACGAAATAAGTAAGCTGAAAGAAAAGTTAAAGCAAATTGACAAACAATCAGTAACACGCAGGCAAAATAGGGATGAGAAAAAACGTGTAGCTCTGGTTGGTTATACCAATGTAGGTAAATCAACCATTATGAATTTGCTGAGCAAAAGCGAAGTGCTGGTGGAAAATAAATTGTTTGCCACGCTTGATAGTACAGTACGCAAAGTAGTATTTGACAATATACCTTTTTTATTAAGCGATACCGTTGGTTTTATAAGAAAACTCCCACATCAGTTAGTAGAGAGTTTTAAATCAACTTTAGATGAAGTGCGCGAAGCTGATTTATTGTTACACGTAGTAGATATTAGCCACGAAAATTTTGAAGATCAGTTGGATTTGGTAAATAGTACTTTGCTTGAAATAGGGGCAAGTAATAAAAAACAATTATTGGTTTTTAATAAAATAGATCAATTAAAAGAACCGCTTCAACCAGATGATCCTTTTGGTGAAGATACGGAACAGTTAACTTATATAGAACGCTTGAAAAATACCTGGATGGCCAAAGAAAACGGACAGGTTATATTTATTTCAGCCACTAAAAAAGTGAACATTGATGAGTTGAGGAAAAAAATTATTGAATTGATTAGTTAA
- a CDS encoding DUF6427 family protein: MLNLFRNNNIFALIFALLFLVLLRLSPFLQTLPIDLNTNAPLAQFLFDWFKSFNDYYYFSIISASVLVFAQAWLLNHIVVQHSILITDTFLPGLLFIVLNSLYPAQMFLSPQLIANLFIIFMFQRLCFLYEAEKPLYFVLDGGLYLGMAVLLNYDTLIYLPFILISVVLMTYFNIRYLLVSVFGILLPLYLLGVTFFMFDSLNELQIIVNNSLQRQYINELSINWSKIFPWILVAAVVLISGISLQANYFKNKVKTRRILFTVALFIIISFCIVVIEDHNIVFALCYLTVPTSIVMANYFISKKLFYLKEAVFFSLIIASVLYQYIIH, encoded by the coding sequence TTGCTGAACTTATTCCGAAACAATAACATATTTGCTTTAATATTTGCACTACTTTTTTTAGTATTACTCAGGTTATCGCCTTTTTTACAAACACTTCCTATTGATTTAAATACGAATGCTCCGTTAGCTCAGTTTTTGTTTGATTGGTTTAAATCATTTAACGATTATTATTATTTCAGTATTATAAGTGCCAGTGTTTTGGTTTTTGCACAGGCATGGTTGCTTAACCACATCGTTGTTCAGCATAGTATTTTAATTACCGATACTTTTCTACCCGGCCTGCTATTCATTGTACTAAACAGCTTATACCCTGCTCAAATGTTTTTGAGCCCGCAGTTAATAGCCAATTTGTTTATTATATTTATGTTTCAGCGTTTGTGCTTTTTATATGAAGCAGAAAAACCTTTGTATTTTGTGTTAGATGGTGGTTTGTATTTGGGTATGGCCGTATTGCTTAATTACGATACGTTGATATACTTACCCTTTATCTTAATCAGTGTAGTGTTAATGACTTATTTCAATATACGTTACTTATTGGTTTCAGTATTTGGTATTTTATTACCGCTTTATTTATTGGGTGTAACCTTTTTTATGTTTGACAGTTTAAATGAGTTGCAAATAATTGTAAACAACAGCTTGCAACGCCAATATATTAACGAGCTAAGCATTAACTGGAGCAAAATTTTCCCATGGATTTTAGTGGCTGCAGTAGTGCTAATTTCGGGCATATCATTACAGGCAAACTATTTTAAAAACAAAGTAAAAACACGCAGGATATTATTTACTGTTGCGCTGTTCATTATCATTTCATTTTGCATTGTAGTTATTGAAGATCATAACATTGTTTTTGCATTGTGTTATTTAACGGTTCCTACCAGTATTGTTATGGCCAACTACTTTATCAGCAAAAAACTATTCTACCTGAAAGAAGCTGTATTTTTTTCACTCATTATAGCCTCGGTGCTATACCAATACATTATTCACTAA
- a CDS encoding prolyl oligopeptidase family serine peptidase — protein sequence MNHFIKAFITLLTLVIAIPIFAQKNEPKALLMTDNTIQFFKTEQYETVYNTGDSIFRRRSTPDRLQSVWESLATINGELKEVGSTKYNFVDTLHITTTKLKYKNGAVGLRLIYTLNWEIAGLFIVDAEPMYSIPTYANTFGFYEIRIPFGGDKYKGEAILTVPITEKKYPCVIIVGGSGPVDKDLTFGPNRIYKDFAWGLANKGVASLRFDKRTKAYFGKIMEAHKAGSYYTIEQEYLEDIQTLVNRLSKKTQINPNRIYLMGHSQGAGLMPLLLKQNKKVAGGIMLAGNYSSLTDLMLYQFDYLMPLQAKTAADTAAFENLKKQVLLAQQPNLAKTTPNDSLPLSYPFSYWNYLSKLDLHAMALKNNKPVLILQGQRDYQVPFSEYKKWETLLNGKTNYMFASFEKLNHLFLEGTGKSTPAEYFTRSNVPEYVIDEVVKWINAQPK from the coding sequence ATGAATCACTTTATAAAAGCATTTATTACGCTACTTACACTAGTAATAGCCATACCCATTTTTGCACAAAAGAATGAGCCTAAAGCTTTATTAATGACTGACAATACCATTCAGTTTTTTAAAACAGAACAATATGAAACTGTTTATAATACAGGTGATTCTATTTTCAGACGCAGGTCAACACCCGACAGGCTGCAAAGTGTATGGGAAAGTTTAGCAACTATTAACGGTGAACTAAAAGAAGTGGGCAGTACCAAATATAATTTTGTTGATACCTTACACATAACCACTACCAAACTTAAATACAAAAACGGAGCCGTTGGTTTGCGCTTGATTTATACTTTAAACTGGGAAATAGCCGGGCTTTTTATTGTAGATGCAGAACCCATGTACAGCATACCTACTTATGCCAATACGTTCGGCTTTTACGAAATAAGAATTCCTTTTGGTGGCGATAAATATAAAGGCGAAGCTATATTGACGGTACCAATAACCGAAAAAAAATATCCTTGTGTAATTATAGTTGGGGGCAGCGGCCCTGTAGATAAAGATTTAACTTTTGGACCCAATCGTATATACAAAGACTTTGCTTGGGGGCTTGCCAACAAAGGGGTGGCTTCATTGCGTTTTGATAAAAGAACCAAGGCCTACTTTGGTAAAATAATGGAAGCGCATAAGGCTGGAAGTTATTATACCATTGAGCAGGAATATTTAGAAGACATACAAACTTTGGTTAATCGCTTAAGTAAAAAAACACAAATCAACCCCAATAGAATATACCTGATGGGGCATAGCCAGGGAGCTGGTTTAATGCCATTACTATTGAAACAAAATAAAAAAGTAGCCGGTGGTATTATGTTAGCTGGAAACTATAGTAGCTTAACAGATTTAATGCTTTATCAGTTTGATTATTTAATGCCCCTGCAAGCCAAAACAGCAGCCGATACTGCTGCATTTGAAAACTTAAAAAAGCAAGTTTTATTGGCACAACAACCCAACTTAGCCAAAACTACGCCTAACGATAGCCTTCCGCTAAGCTATCCGTTTAGCTACTGGAATTACCTAAGCAAACTAGACTTACATGCCATGGCTTTAAAAAACAACAAGCCTGTATTAATATTACAAGGACAACGCGATTATCAGGTACCATTTTCCGAGTATAAAAAGTGGGAAACACTTTTAAATGGTAAAACCAATTACATGTTTGCTTCGTTTGAAAAGCTGAATCATTTGTTTTTAGAAGGCACAGGTAAATCAACCCCGGCCGAATACTTTACCAGGAGCAATGTGCCGGAATATGTAATTGATGAAGTAGTGAAGTGGATTAATGCCCAACCCAAGTAA
- the cysS gene encoding cysteine--tRNA ligase has product MASKLSLYNTLTRTTEEFNPILANHVGMYVCGPTVYSNAHLGNARTFISFDVIFRYFLHLGYKVRYVRNITDAGHLESDADEGEDKIAKKAKLEQLEPMEIVQRYTIDFREMMRMFNALPPSIEPTATGHIIEQIEMTKQILANGYAYETNGSVYFDVEKFTKEYNYTILSNRNLDELLNNTRDLDGQNEKRGRLDFALWINAKPEHIMKWPSPWGVGFPGWHLECSAMSSKYLGNEFDIHGGGMDLVPTHHTNEIAQNLACHKTQPARYWIHTNMLTVNGQKMSKSLGNSFLPHELFSGSHKLLEKGYSPMTVRFFMLQAHYRSTLDFSNEALQAAEKGFARLMNACKLVSELKASQQTSINIATLKQNIYDALNDDFNTPIALAHLFEVVRIVNSINDGKESVTESDKEALQTLMHSIVFDVLGLQAEQAENTDKLDGLMQMIIEQRNTAKNNRDFATSDSIRNKLKEIGFEIKDGKEGTTYSIN; this is encoded by the coding sequence ATGGCATCTAAGCTTTCTTTATACAATACTTTAACCCGAACCACCGAAGAATTTAACCCTATTTTAGCCAACCATGTGGGCATGTATGTTTGCGGCCCTACGGTTTATAGCAATGCGCATTTAGGCAATGCACGCACCTTTATTTCATTCGATGTGATATTCCGTTACTTTTTACACTTAGGTTATAAAGTACGTTATGTTAGAAACATTACCGATGCAGGTCATTTGGAAAGCGATGCAGATGAAGGCGAAGATAAAATAGCAAAAAAAGCAAAGCTGGAGCAATTGGAACCAATGGAAATAGTACAACGCTATACCATTGATTTCCGTGAAATGATGCGTATGTTCAATGCATTGCCACCAAGCATTGAACCAACAGCTACCGGCCATATTATTGAGCAGATTGAAATGACTAAACAAATTTTAGCCAATGGATATGCTTATGAAACAAATGGCTCTGTTTATTTTGATGTAGAAAAATTTACCAAAGAATATAATTACACCATTTTATCAAACCGTAATCTGGATGAGTTGTTGAATAACACCCGCGATTTAGACGGACAAAATGAAAAACGTGGTCGTTTAGATTTTGCACTTTGGATAAATGCCAAACCTGAACATATTATGAAATGGCCTAGCCCTTGGGGTGTTGGTTTTCCGGGATGGCATTTGGAATGCTCAGCTATGAGTAGTAAATATTTGGGCAATGAGTTTGATATACATGGTGGCGGAATGGACTTAGTACCTACACACCATACCAATGAAATAGCACAAAATTTAGCTTGCCATAAAACACAACCTGCCCGTTATTGGATTCATACGAATATGTTAACCGTAAACGGACAAAAAATGAGTAAAAGTTTAGGTAACTCCTTTTTACCACACGAATTGTTTAGTGGCTCACATAAATTATTAGAAAAAGGATACAGTCCAATGACAGTACGCTTTTTTATGTTACAGGCACATTACAGAAGCACTTTAGATTTTAGTAACGAAGCATTGCAAGCGGCTGAAAAAGGTTTTGCCCGATTAATGAATGCCTGCAAATTGGTTAGCGAGTTAAAAGCAAGCCAACAAACCAGCATCAATATAGCTACACTAAAACAAAACATTTACGATGCGTTAAATGATGATTTTAACACGCCTATTGCCTTAGCACATTTGTTTGAAGTAGTGCGTATAGTTAACTCTATAAACGATGGTAAAGAAAGCGTTACTGAAAGCGATAAAGAAGCATTGCAAACCCTTATGCACAGCATAGTATTTGATGTATTGGGCTTACAGGCAGAGCAGGCAGAAAACACTGATAAGTTGGACGGTTTAATGCAAATGATTATTGAACAACGCAACACTGCTAAAAACAACAGAGACTTTGCAACCAGCGACAGCATACGTAACAAACTAAAAGAAATTGGTTTTGAAATTAAAGATGGTAAAGAAGGAACCACTTATAGTATCAATTAA
- a CDS encoding M28 family peptidase — protein sequence MKQHNQYIYIFISLVSSVLLLSACGNETPPSTTKQTDTATTQATGYQQASPNFNADSAYYFVQKQVDFGPRVTGTKESIKCAAWLSQQFKNYGAKVTEQKGQVTNWAKSKLNCINIIAQFNPEAKKRILITAHWDSRPVADNDPVESNRTKPVLAADDGGSGVAVMLEIARVIKQNKLNGIGVDLICFDAEDWGNPSAEFQDADTYCLGTQYWGQNIVPQNYTADFAINLDMVGGKDAKFIWEQHSINQGENVLRKVWEKAALLNYGNFFYYYQYGQITDDHFYVHKYTKIPAIDIINFNKETGFPAWWHTVNDNMSNIDRATLKAVGQTVLEVIYTEK from the coding sequence ATGAAACAACACAATCAATACATATATATATTTATAAGTTTAGTAAGCAGTGTATTGTTGCTAAGTGCTTGTGGTAATGAAACACCACCAAGTACCACCAAACAAACCGATACGGCTACCACACAAGCTACCGGCTACCAACAGGCTTCGCCCAACTTTAATGCTGATTCGGCTTATTACTTTGTACAAAAACAAGTTGATTTCGGGCCACGTGTAACAGGCACCAAAGAAAGTATTAAATGTGCAGCCTGGTTAAGCCAGCAGTTTAAAAACTATGGTGCTAAAGTAACCGAGCAAAAAGGACAGGTAACCAATTGGGCTAAGAGTAAATTAAATTGTATAAACATTATTGCACAGTTTAACCCTGAAGCAAAAAAACGTATATTGATTACTGCGCATTGGGATAGTCGCCCTGTGGCCGATAACGACCCTGTGGAAAGCAATAGAACAAAACCTGTATTGGCTGCTGACGATGGTGGCAGTGGCGTAGCGGTTATGTTGGAAATAGCCAGAGTTATTAAGCAAAATAAACTAAACGGAATTGGTGTTGATTTAATTTGTTTTGATGCGGAAGATTGGGGAAATCCATCGGCTGAATTTCAAGATGCCGATACCTATTGTTTAGGTACGCAATACTGGGGACAAAATATAGTGCCACAAAACTACACAGCTGACTTTGCGATTAACTTAGATATGGTTGGTGGTAAAGATGCAAAATTTATCTGGGAGCAACACAGCATAAACCAGGGCGAAAATGTATTGCGTAAAGTATGGGAAAAAGCGGCTTTATTAAACTATGGTAATTTCTTTTATTACTACCAATACGGACAAATAACTGACGACCATTTTTACGTTCATAAATACACCAAAATTCCGGCTATTGATATTATAAACTTTAATAAAGAAACCGGCTTCCCTGCTTGGTGGCATACAGTTAACGACAATATGAGCAATATTGACAGGGCTACTTTAAAAGCTGTTGGTCAAACCGTATTAGAGGTTATTTACACCGAGAAATAA
- a CDS encoding glycosyltransferase family 9 protein, producing the protein MKFFSFTWKEKAVYAASMLLSKAVNANKNISTYSPKRILCIKLDEIGDLCYSLHVFDLLKQNHPEAEITLLCKPFALSLVEHHPGIDVATHSWNDLTGYYDTIIDLRGNWRSIRYAAAHQPKVRLDRGMVRFANMRAGKHPHEVFTNLQIITPLLKNIPANPQPEIYVGQQNIEKVKQYLQTHQLNNIALFHTGARKELRKWPADNFAKLAVYLKEKHQLDILFTGDQSDIKSIENIQQHIPFKTYNTAGLFNLIEFSALAKLSTLYVGNESGPLCIATVSGATALGLFGPGEPFVFYPFGKNTAYIHHVLECNPCNQITCVHPTNPCIQRISISEAQLVCAELLAKIY; encoded by the coding sequence ATGAAATTTTTCAGTTTTACTTGGAAAGAAAAAGCTGTTTACGCAGCCTCTATGTTGCTAAGCAAAGCTGTTAATGCTAATAAAAATATAAGCACTTACTCGCCTAAACGTATATTGTGTATTAAGCTTGATGAAATAGGCGATTTATGTTACAGCCTGCATGTGTTTGATTTATTAAAACAAAACCATCCTGAAGCAGAAATAACATTGTTATGCAAACCTTTTGCATTGAGTTTGGTGGAGCATCATCCGGGTATTGATGTGGCTACACATTCATGGAACGATTTAACTGGTTACTACGATACGATTATTGATTTAAGAGGCAACTGGAGAAGCATCAGGTATGCTGCAGCACACCAACCAAAAGTAAGGTTAGACAGGGGCATGGTGCGCTTTGCCAATATGCGTGCAGGCAAACACCCGCACGAGGTATTTACCAATTTGCAAATTATAACACCTTTACTAAAAAATATACCTGCAAACCCGCAACCTGAAATATATGTAGGCCAACAAAATATAGAAAAGGTAAAGCAGTATTTGCAAACACATCAGTTAAATAACATAGCCCTATTTCATACGGGAGCACGCAAGGAATTAAGAAAATGGCCTGCTGATAACTTTGCTAAACTGGCTGTTTATTTAAAAGAAAAACATCAGCTCGATATTCTTTTTACAGGCGATCAATCTGATATAAAAAGTATTGAAAACATACAACAGCATATTCCTTTTAAAACTTACAATACTGCCGGCTTATTTAACTTAATTGAGTTTAGCGCTTTAGCCAAACTAAGCACTTTGTATGTAGGTAACGAAAGTGGACCTTTATGTATAGCCACCGTAAGTGGTGCTACTGCGCTTGGTTTATTCGGACCGGGTGAACCTTTTGTATTTTATCCGTTTGGTAAAAACACTGCATATATACACCATGTATTGGAATGTAATCCGTGTAACCAAATTACCTGTGTGCATCCAACTAATCCATGTATACAACGTATAAGCATTTCAGAAGCACAGTTGGTCTGTGCGGAGTTATTGGCTAAAATTTATTAA
- a CDS encoding metallophosphoesterase family protein — MKIALFSDIHANLPALEAFFKDLETTKPDAIYCLGDLVGYNIWPNEVINEIRKRGIPTIAGNYDFGVGRTSDDCGCAYKTDEEKGMGVQSIALTNQLVNAEERHYLRTLPAHIQVEHQLNNDQLFLLMVHGSPRKINEYLFEDREEKSMLRIMETSNADLMFFGHTHKPYHRIFEYDKDGQKAFRHAINLGSIGKPKDGDPRGCYVMISLNDNSSKFDKDSIQVEFIRVAYDVEKAAKAVEESILPNVYADMLRKAY, encoded by the coding sequence ATGAAAATTGCATTATTCAGCGACATCCATGCAAACCTTCCTGCATTGGAAGCCTTTTTTAAAGACCTTGAAACTACAAAACCCGATGCGATTTATTGTTTAGGGGACTTGGTAGGCTATAATATTTGGCCTAATGAAGTAATAAATGAAATTAGAAAAAGAGGTATTCCAACCATTGCCGGAAATTATGATTTTGGTGTTGGCAGAACTTCAGACGACTGTGGTTGTGCCTATAAAACAGACGAAGAAAAAGGAATGGGTGTTCAGTCAATTGCGTTAACAAATCAGTTAGTAAACGCTGAGGAACGCCATTATTTACGAACACTTCCTGCACATATTCAAGTAGAGCATCAACTCAATAATGACCAGTTATTTTTATTGATGGTTCACGGTAGTCCACGAAAAATAAACGAATATTTATTTGAAGACCGTGAAGAAAAAAGTATGCTGCGTATCATGGAAACTTCTAATGCAGACCTTATGTTTTTCGGGCATACACACAAACCATATCACCGTATTTTCGAATATGATAAAGATGGACAAAAGGCATTTCGCCACGCTATCAATTTAGGTTCCATAGGTAAACCAAAAGATGGAGACCCAAGAGGCTGTTATGTAATGATTAGCCTAAACGACAATAGTAGCAAATTTGATAAAGACAGTATTCAAGTGGAGTTTATACGAGTGGCTTACGATGTTGAAAAAGCAGCAAAGGCTGTAGAAGAAAGTATTTTGCCTAATGTTTATGCTGATATGTTACGCAAAGCGTATTAG